The Priestia megaterium NBRC 15308 = ATCC 14581 region GCCGTAAGCAAAACCTATCCAAATCGTTTTAAACTTCTTTAATAGGACGTAGTATAACAACCCGACAACAATAGATAATACCCCTATAAGAAAAATACTGACGATAACACCTATTCCTTTGTCCTTCCAATCACCTAATGCCCAAGGATCTAAAAGCATATTTGGATTGATAACACTAAAGCTGAACAGATAATTTAAATAGCCAATAAAGCTCCAGAAAATCCCTCCAAAAAAGGAAATAAAGATGGCTTTAAATAAAAAAGACATTTCCTGTTTATGCGTAGGGTGGTTATCCTGTTTTTTTTCATGCTGTTCTTTAGGTTCTGACATATTAATCACCTCTTGATGTAGTATGAACTTTTTTCTCATTTCCTACTGACTCATTTCTAAGTTTTTACGTTTATTACTCTTCCTATACGCAAGAAGGGAGCCTGATATCAAAGAGACATTTTAAAACTACTTCGCACAGAGTTTCATAAACAAATTTTATAAGTGAAA contains the following coding sequences:
- a CDS encoding YqhR family membrane protein, which produces MSEPKEQHEKKQDNHPTHKQEMSFLFKAIFISFFGGIFWSFIGYLNYLFSFSVINPNMLLDPWALGDWKDKGIGVIVSIFLIGVLSIVVGLLYYVLLKKFKTIWIGFAYGLLWWAIVFVVLNPLFPNLKTIGELPANTIISSLCIYILYGVFIGYSISFEAAELQTKDESTDFQTANK